The Elusimicrobiota bacterium DNA segment CGGCGGTATCCTGATAGATAATATCATAGCTAAAACCTGGATTAACACCCACCGCTTTCTCAAGTTCTACGCCATAAATAAAACACCGTTTCTCCCGTACCCCGAGATACAGTTTTGGGTTAATATACTCCGCGAACATTGTATTTGTAAACAACGAGAGATACGGCGTTACCCCGGTCCCTCCGGCGATAAAGACCGCATCTTTTTTTTGATGCTGTTTCGTAAACAATTCGCCATAAGGAAGTTTGAGCCATACTTGCTTCCCGGCTGCCAACTCCTGCGCCATGCGTTTAGTATACTTACCCTTAACCGAGTACGTAATCTTGATAACTTCATCATCCTGACTGGTTTGCATTGAGAAACACCGTGAGTCCGGCCACGCACAGGATGGGTCGTAAGAATCTAAGGTTAGATGCAAAAACTGTCCCGGTAGGTAACGGTAAGGTTTCTCTATACTCTTAAATGTCACAACATATATATCGGTAAACGGTTGTTCGATATTTGATACAATTGACTTATACTTTTTTATAAGCGCCATAGTTTACCTTTACTTATACTTCTCCATAAACTTTGCCACAACATTTTCTACATATGAAAACATTTCATTCGTCATCCCGGGATATGTCCCAAGGAAGAACGTGTTGTTCATAATATAGTCCGTATTCTTAAGATTATCCGCTACGCGGTATTTAACCCCTGCAAAACACGGTTGTTTCGCCATATTCCCAGCGAATAAGTAGCGTGTTTCTATTAAAGCATCATTTAGGTGCTTCACAAGATCGTCACGTTTAAACGGTGCGGTATCTTTTATGGTAACGATATAACTGAACCACGCGGGAACGGTATCCTTAGTTGCTACCGGCAGGATTATGTGTTTCTCATACTTCCCGAAGATTGACTGGTACTTCCCAAAATTTTCACGCCGGCGTGCACAAAAATGCTGGAGTTTATCCATCTGCGCACTGCCAATCGCTGCCTGGAGGTCGGTCATCTTGAGGTTATACCCAATTTCGGAATACACATATTTATGGTCATACCCAAACGGTAATGTGCCAAACTGCTGAGAGAACCGTTTCCCGCAGGTATTATTCTCCCCGCTATTGCAATAACAATCCCTACCCCAGTCACGGAAAGATTTCACGATCTTAGCGAGTTCTTCGTCGTTGGTCACTACCGCCCCGCCTTCACCCGTGGTAATATGATGCGCAGGATAAAACGACATCGTAGACAAATGCCCGAATGTACCTGTATATTTTCCTTTATACGTACTCCCGAATGCGTCACAGTTATCTTCAATAAACCATAAATCATGTTTTTTGCATAACTCTTTTATCTCGTCAACTTCATACGGATTACCCAGGGTATGCGCGAGAAAGACTGCCCGTGTCTTCGGTGTAACCGCTTTTTTCATCATATCAATGTCAATATTATAATTCCCAAGTTTTACATCAACAAATACCGGGATTAACCCGTACTGCACCACAGGAGTAACAGTTGCGGGAAAACCCGCAGCAACGG contains these protein-coding regions:
- a CDS encoding FAD-dependent oxidoreductase; this encodes MALIKKYKSIVSNIEQPFTDIYVVTFKSIEKPYRYLPGQFLHLTLDSYDPSCAWPDSRCFSMQTSQDDEVIKITYSVKGKYTKRMAQELAAGKQVWLKLPYGELFTKQHQKKDAVFIAGGTGVTPYLSLFTNTMFAEYINPKLYLGVREKRCFIYGVELEKAVGVNPGFSYDIIYQDTAGILSINKMFAEHGKAAMYFISGPPGMIKCFKAFLFDNGVSQESVRTDDWE
- the rfbH gene encoding lipopolysaccharide biosynthesis protein RfbH — protein: MLNDDLKKIVTEHYEKQFKNRRFIPGKDMVRYAGRVFDENELLKLVEASLDFWLTEGRFAEEFAEKISEVLEVSNVMLVNSGSSANLIAFAALTSNKLGKRKIMPGDEVISVAAGFPATVTPVVQYGLIPVFVDVKLGNYNIDIDMMKKAVTPKTRAVFLAHTLGNPYEVDEIKELCKKHDLWFIEDNCDAFGSTYKGKYTGTFGHLSTMSFYPAHHITTGEGGAVVTNDEELAKIVKSFRDWGRDCYCNSGENNTCGKRFSQQFGTLPFGYDHKYVYSEIGYNLKMTDLQAAIGSAQMDKLQHFCARRRENFGKYQSIFGKYEKHIILPVATKDTVPAWFSYIVTIKDTAPFKRDDLVKHLNDALIETRYLFAGNMAKQPCFAGVKYRVADNLKNTDYIMNNTFFLGTYPGMTNEMFSYVENVVAKFMEKYK